In Lolium perenne isolate Kyuss_39 chromosome 5, Kyuss_2.0, whole genome shotgun sequence, the sequence GGTCGCGTCATGGAGCAAATAGATGCCCATTGCGAACATAGGTAAGCTAGACAAACACGAGTTAGTCAGCTCAAGGCGCCCGGCCGAGGCCAAAAAAAGGCCTTGCCATGGGTCGACCCTATGTCCCACCTTCTCCGGGAGGAAGCACCAGTCCGCTACCCTAAGCGGGCGATCGCTCACTGGCAATCCCAAGTATTTCATTGGTAATGAGCCCAGTTTGCAATTAAGCATGTCCGCTACTCTATGCTTCTCCACCGAAGAGACCCCTGTCAcaaaaacctcactcttgtcgaaGTTGATTTTTAACCCGGACATGTTCTCGAAACTAAGTAAGAGAAACTTGAGGTTAGCGATCCCCAGATCGGACGGCTGGATCAACACCATCGTGTCGTCCGCGTATTGTAAATGAGTAACCCCCCAGGGATCAAGTGTGGCACCACCCCTTCGATGTGGCCTGCCTCATTGGCCTTAGACAACATGGCTGCCAGGCCATCGACCATAAAATCAAAGAGGATGGGGGAGAGTGGGTCGCCCTGACGCACACCCCGAACATTACGGAAAAAGGCCCCGACCTCACCGTTAACGTTGATAGCAGTTTGGCCACCCATGACCAGCTGCATCAGGCGGTGGACCATCATCCCTGAGAACCCCTTGCGGAGCAAAACCTCTCTAAGGAAATCCCAGTTGACGCGGTCATAAGCCTTCTCGAAGTCAAGCTTGAGCAAGAGGCCCCCAAGCTTCTTGGCCCGCAGCTCGTGAGCAATCTCATGGAGAGCCAACACTCCCTCGTGAAGGCATCTGCCACGAATAAACGCCGTCTGGCTCCGATCAATGATCCTGTGAGCCAACGGGGCCAGCCGAATCGCGAAAGCCTTTGCCACAAACTTGAATATGACGTTAATAAGGGCAATAGGCCGGAACTGTCTGATCGAGTCCGCGCCTGGGACTTTCGGAATCAGCGAGATAACACCAAAGTTGAGCCTTGCGATATCCACCCTCCCAAGGACGAAATCGTTAAGGAGCTGCAAGATTGGTGCCGAAGGGTTCCCAAAACCGTTTGAAGAAAGACACCGGCAGGCCATCGGACCTGGGCCGTGTCGTCTTCATACTCAAGAGGACCTCGTCCAGTTCCTCTTGAGTGAAGGTGAGCTCCAAAGCCAGGTTCTCTGCCGGCGAGACCCGCTTCTCCTCTCCCCAGAGGTTTGGAGCCAGGGAAAATACCCTCTCTTCCCCGGACGACCCCATGAGGCCAATGTAGAAATCGTACACGTGCTTCATGAGGTCGGTTTGATCCTCAATTTCTCCATGATCAGTGATCAAGCGCGGTATGGCGCACTTGCGTCGCCTCCCATTGGCAATCGCATGGAAGTACGCCGTGCAGGAGTCCCCCTTTAGGGTCCATTGCACCCGATCGCGCTGTCGCCGATACTCCTCGTCGAGCCTATCCGGCGAGATGAGCTGGTCCTCCGAAATACCGCAGCGCCAGCCGTCCTCGTCAAGCCCGACGAGTCTGCCCGACGATCGAGATCCGCGACCGAGCGAGTAGGCCCTCCTTGAAGAGGCGCTTCTCTTTGCCCAGGTTGGCTCCCCACCCTTCAGAATTGGCGCGAGTTGCGAGCCACCCGGCGCCAAACGTCGATCGAACATCGGTCCAACCCACGCGACTCCGGTAGCTCCCTAGCTTTCTGTCATCGGCTCCTGGAACCCTCGGACTCCAAACCACCACGTGCGGAAGAAGAAACGCGGTTGTCGGCGCGGAGCCTCCTCACCACCGTCCAACAGGGAGGGGGGTGTGGTCCGAGCCGATCCGGGTAACAGCCGTCAAGGAGCACAAAGGGAAGGCGGCCTCCCAAGCCGGCGAGACCAGTACCCTATCCAGGGCGCATCTAATGGGGTTCAATTGCCTATTGGTCCAGGTAAACCTAGCGCCAACCCGGCACAGTTCCCGCAGAGCCATAGAGGCAATGGCCTCATTGAACCGGCGCACCCTAGGCCAGCAAATGTTGTCGTTGCTCTTGTCGCCAGCCGTGCGGATGAGGTTAAAGTCCCCACCAACCACAATCGGGAAAGGAGCCGCTAGAACTTCCCGTTCCAGCTCGACAAGGAACTCGTCCGTCCTGCGGTGATCCGCAGGACCGTAGACGAGGAAAAAGCACCACTTCAGCCTGGTCTTCCGCTGAAACACCGTGGCGCTGAGGAAGAATGTCCCCTTCTTCCACGAGCCTACCTCAAAGCATTCATCCCGAAAGCCGAGAAGCAGGCCCCCTGAGTGTCCATCTGCTGGAAGCCAGTTCCAAGCAAACTGTCCCCCGCACTCCAGGCTACGAAGCTCCGCCGTCGAGAAATCCTGTTTAATAGTCTCCTGAAGGCCAAGGATGTCCAGACGATGTTGCTTCATGTAATCTTTCAATCGTGTGCGCCGGCCCCCACCGCGAACCCACGAAGATTGTAAATGAGGGCTTTCATTTGGCGATGGACTTCTTGCCCCTTCCCTTCCGCACGGTCAACGTGGACCTGCGAGGAACCCTAGCACGAGTCCGCCGATCCCCCTCGGCACTGTCGTCTGCGGGAGATCCTCCCAGCCCCGCAGCCAACCCCTGGCCGCTCTCGTCATCCTCCACGCCGCCCACCCCTGGTCGGCGCGAGGAGGGTCCTGCGTCGTCGCGGAGGACGACGCGAGGGTCTGCGCAGCCTCCCCGGCTGCGCCCTCGCCTCCTGCGCTTTGGCGGCGCGCGACCGCCGCAAGCGAACCCTCGCAGCCTCTCCTTGGCCCCGGATGAGTGACAGGGGCCTCCGCGGGCGTGCCCGCACTCGGGTAAAGACAAAACAGCAATCCGAAGCCACGGAAGATAAATGCGAGTCGGGGAGATGGTCAAGGACAACGAAATTACCTGTCTCGAGATTCTTCTCCGCGGCACGCTCCATCGCCTTCTCCAAGACCGGCCGACGCCGTCGTGCCCTTGTGCCTCGAGCTCTTGCGCAGCGCCGCCGGAGTGGACGAGGGTGGCACCGGCATCGCCTTGGAGCGCCGCCCTCGCCGTGGCAGGTACCACCGGCACCTCCAGCGCCACCATCGCATCCGGCGCCCTGCTGCACCCTcagctcctcctccaccaccagagTCTCAGCACCCTCCAAGCTCCCCTCCAGACCGTCATCGCCAGCCATCTCGTGCGTCGCCAGGGGCCCAGCGCCCGTCTCGGGGCGCGCGGAGCATGGGCTGGGGAGGAGCCACGCCTCCACCGGGTCAGTGACCTGTGAAGTAGTCTCACCGGACACCAGCGAGACGTCCTCGCCCCCAAGTCCCACCTCCATGACTTCCGCCGGCAACCTCTTCTTGACCACCAGCCCCTCCTGGTCGACCGCGGTCGGGATGATGGCGCCCTTGGACACCACCGCCTCCAGCAGGGAAGGAAACGCCCCCAGGTTGGAGCCGTACTGGTTGTCGATGCGGAACGCCGGTTTGCCCGACACCGGGGCACTCCACGAGCCCCCGCCGCGGGAGAGCTGCGACGCGCCCCCCGCCCCGGTCTGAGCTCCCTGCTCCGCGGACGACTTGGCCTTGCCGTTCCCTTTCCATCCGTGCCGGTTCCAAGTCTCCACCTCCCCGCTAGGGTCGGACTCGTCGCCGCCGTCCTCGTCACGCGGAGCCGGGGGCTTGGGTGGCACATCCGGGGCCGAGCCGCCCGACGCCCCACCCAGCTCCGCCTTCACTCCGATCGTGTATGGCTCCCCATTCACACACAGTTGGAAAGAGCCCTTGATGCGCTCGGGATGGCGGCATTGGAACCGCACACGCACCGGCTCCGTGGTCCACTTCCTGAGCGAGAGCTCATCGATGTCGATTGGACGCCCAACCAGGACCAAGGACGCCATGAGCCGGTCCCGCACCAGCACGTCCCGAGGCAGGCCTGTCAGTTGAACCCACACCGAGGGGAATGGCTTCCCGGGCTTGGGCGCGACGAAGGCCTCCCGAATGTGCACGTCCACGTCGCTCAGTGGGAGGTGCAGCTTGCCACTCCCCGTGCTTAGCTTCAGCGTCGCCCTCGACGGAAACTGCACCGAGAACTCCGACTCGGACTGCCTAGTAACCTGCCAGTCCCAGCATTCATCGACCAGGCTCTTCAGCTCTCCCGAGAGCTCCGCCTCCGAGAGGGGGTTGTTGGCGAAGCGGATCACCGCGGTGAACTGCGCCCCCTTGGCCTCCTCGCGGATAGGATCCACCTCGATGTTGTAGAACCCGCACCCTGTGAAGGCATGCCCCATCTGCTGGAGCATGAGAGGCCTTCCCCTTGTCGGACAATTGGCCGAGATGTGGCCCTCCTTGCTGCAGAGAACGCACAGCGGGTCGAAGCTGCGCCGGATCGGAAATGCCCCGCACGCCCACGCCGGAAGCACTCCCCACCGACCGCCGCCCTGGTTGTGGCCAGCTCCCATCTTGGCCTTGCCCTTGACCTTGGCCGGGCCATGCGCTCCACTGCGCTTTCGCCGGACCGGCGCCGAGCCGGAGCTCCCGCCGCCCCCTGCGGCCCTTGCCGCGGCCGCCATGGTACCCTCCTTGCGCGCCGCCCTTGGTGCTTTGAGATTCTTTGTTGCGGCGCCGCCGGTCGTCGCGCTCCGGCCGTCGTCCTCGCTGGTCCGCCTCCGCCAGCGCCGCCTTCTGCGACCTCCGGCCATCCCCGTCGCCTCCGCCACTACCGCTCCCTTCGTAGCGGCGCTTGTTGCTGTTGCCttgccccgcgccgccgcccccgccaccgccgccacccctTCCTGCCTGCCTCCCGTCGTTGCCTCCACGCCCCTCCATGACCAGCACCTCCGCAAACGAGCGCTCGAGTGGTGGCGGGTCTGGGATTCGGAGAAGCTGGCGCGATGTGGAAGCAAGCCGCCGCACCTCCGCCTTCCTCGGCCGGAAACCCTAGAGAGGGATTTTGCAACCTCGGGGCAGCCAAAGCCAGCCCTTATATACTCGCCTTTGGTGGGCCTCCTGGACCGGAGCAGATAGGTGGGCCGTTCCCGTGCCATCCCGGGCCAAATCAGGCCACTCCAGCCCACAACGCGTGGAGGCCAGGTTACCTGGCCCGCACGAGGCCCCCACCTCGTCCAGCACGTGCGGCGCCAGAGGCCGCGGCCCAGGCCCGTCCACGACCTCAGCCCCAGCATGGTCGTCTTCCTCGAACCCTAGCCCCGCCGCCGGGTGGCCCGCCGCCGCCAGCAGCTTCGCCGGCGCTGACCGGCACCCCTGGCCAGCCACCTGAGCCGCTCCGCACCGCCGCCGCGCGTTGCGCCCGCACGCATCAGCACGGGGCCAGCACGCATTTGCAAAAAAATGAACTATCAGTTTTATTTATCTTCTTGTGAAAAGGTCTTAGTATATTTTTTTGCAAAAGGTAAAAAGGTCTTAGTATAACATGCATAGATTAGTCCAAGTTAACAATGTCCAAATAATTAATCAGTTTGAGCTGACATGAGActagaagaaaataaaaaggtaagaaAAGCAATGGACCGGGCGTGCCTGATGGGGATTGTGAGCTTGTGGAATGTGACACTGGGGTCCAAGCTGACGATGCAGAAGCCCGTTGGCTATGGTGTCGAGGAAGCTAAGACTTAACAAAAAAAATCTAATGGTCATATACGGAGGCAAAGGTGAAAACGATGTTAAAGTAAATCGATGCATATCTTTTATAGGCAAGCATGAACAGATGAGGACCATGGAAATTGAAAAGTTGGCTTTGACTAATGCAAGAAGGGTATCAAAATCAGTGGTGAAAAGGGTAAGGTGATGTGATATGTACCACACGGTTGGATCAACAGGATATGCTTTCAAAGTTCAGCTACACACGTTTTTTTTTTGTCAAGAAAACTATATTAATATCATGAAGCTACCAATTACACTATTTCTACAACAACGAGATGTCGTAAGACATTATGGATGCACGCAATACTGCtacaaaaaagaagaagaaaaacaaaagatCTCGGTATGGTGATTAAAACATTCTAGATGCAAAACAAACCACTTCTTAGACAGCACCCGAAGTTCGCGCTCTCAAAACATTATCTTTAACAAGGTTATTGTCACCCACAATCAATTCAGGCCGGACCATGAATTTTCACCATAGAGCAAGTCCGCCCTCTCAAAAGAATGTCTTCAAAAATACCATTGTCAGGCCAATTAAGGCCATACATTACATTTTCATCTTGAAAGACAAGACTATGTACTCCTCATGTGTTGCCGCACCCACTTGCCGATATCGCTGCTGCAAGTCAAGAAACACCAAGCAAAGTCCTCTTCTCTATGAAGACTCGGTTTGTCATTACTAGACCTCAGACCCTCAACCAACATAACATTCTCCCCAATGTATACTCCATAGAAGTTGAAAACAGACATATCCCATGACGGCAACAAATAACGTAGCTTCGCGTCACTCCCTCATGAAGCCGCACGGCCAGAAATATGGGTGCACACGACCAATTCTCATCCGATCCAAAAATCTACATGCATCAGGCTCTCAATGGAGATcgtcggcggagccttccggaactcgtcACCAGCCAACTGAGGGCCAGCATCAAGGAGAACACCGTCTTGATGCGAGAAGACCCAAGGACCGCCTCCTTTATTAGCTAGATTGACAGGCCCCACGTCACCGCCCTCCGGCTCCTAATAGCAGACTGGAGATCTCAACGGGCACCACCCACACCACGCCGAGATGAGGGGTTGAGTTGTACCGAATTCCCGAACCAAGCGTTGTGCCGCCCTTGCAGCCACAACGATGGCAAAGGTCGCTAAATAAGTCTGGGGCCGCCGGGTCAATCTCCGCCGGACGAGCCACCACAAAAATCCCACCAAGCAAGGAGGAGGAGGCCCCTTCCGCGGCCAGTCGCACTCGCCACTGCCGTCAACCAAGAGGGGCCCCCTCGAGCCGCCCAAGTATCTTCTGTTTTTTTCCGTGTCTTAAAATTAAAGAGAATTCCACTTCCTAGCCTCTGCACCAACTAGGGATGCACACAACCCTGAGCACTACAATTTTTTTTATCTTGGTTACTCCCTTCATCTTCAAATAAGTGGACATGTAGCTCTAAATTTTatgcataaaagaataaaagAGTGTACTCATATCTTCCCAATGCAGTTTAATTGCTTATCTCTCATCGCACGAAAATCAAATCCAATAATATTGAGCACATATTTTTCTTGTTTTCTAGATGCACTTAGCTTATTGAAGGTGAAAGAATTAAAGAGAAGATATACATGTTCCCAATGTATTTTTTTACTCAACCTCATaatttatcttggaaaacccgcgtgtacacttatttatggacggagggagtaatattaAAGGTTAGTCCTCAAGATAAAGATAAATTGCACGAGTACCACATGCAATTAATGAAAATGGCTAGGATGTCCTTGATAGTGTTGAGTAACCAGATATCAAGGAGTGAAACCTTACAGAAAGAAAGAAATAAGTTGGCAAGGATGGTAAATTAAGTTGATGAAATGGTGAAATTAAGTTGAGCATGAACTGAAGACAAGCAAAGATACCATGAAACTGAGCTGAGCGTTAGTACTTACCAAATGTAAGTGGAGAGATGTAGCAATTAGTGGATCGGGATGTTTTCCTTTCCTTAACTCAGaattgaccaaatatgaggagctgaATGAAGAGGCAAAAGAACGAACTAGGAAATGGCATTACTCCTAAGTAAGAACTAGTAGCGGTAGTAACATGAGCTCTACAGATTTCTAACGCGCTGATGAGGTCTGAATCGGGCGCCACGCCGAGGCGGTGAGCAGGCACAGGTCCTTCCATCCGAGCTTGAGGGCTCCGTTCTCCTCGACGAGCGTGTAGCCGTCGGAGGGGAACATGCCGAGGAGCAGCGCGGCCTGCGCGGCGGCGCTGCCGGCGAGCGAGGCCCCGTGGAAGCCGGAGCGGGCGAGCCTGTCGCGCCAGCTGCCGAACTTGACGTCCCCGGTGCGCGAGGGCCCGCCGACGGCGAGCACGTTGCGGATCTCCCGCGACAGCAGCTGCTGCTCCACGACGTGCCGCTCCGGGCTGTCCTCGCCGTAGCTGGCGTCCAGGGAGTCGAAGAGCGCCGAGTAGTAGTGGATGGCCTCCACGAACCGCGCCAGGAAGGACCCCGTGTGGCTCAGGTCCTGCTCCACCATTGTCACCACCTTGGGCGCCAACCTGATGTATCAGTAGAACTGATTAGGACTACGGAGCACGTCGATGACAGTGGTTTCAGTTAAATAATCAGCACTTGGAACAAGAAAGCTGGGGCCTTTTCAGCATGAAAAGTTGGTCATGATGACAGCGAAACTTTTAGCGATCCACAAACCAAATGTGGAAGCCAAATCCTACGACTTCTCGGATCACCAAAACAGCATGGAATGGAACAGGGGTTTGAGATGGGCAAAGCAACAGAAAGTTGCAACCTTTCTAATCCCAAAAAGCTAGTAATAATGACAAACTTTTAGCGGCCCAAATCTGTAATCTCTTTACCACTTCTGagcttaaaccaagccaatgcagCAGCAAGTACCACCATTGATGTGTGTCCTAGCTACTAGCAGTAGTACGTACGATGTCACATTGGTGAAGGAAATGCAGGGTGGAAAGTAGGCATGATGGCAATGGCAGACTCGACGATGGAAGCAAAGCATGGCGTAGCAGAGTAGTAGTACTACGGTACCTCTTGATGAGACCGAGCGTGTTGGAGTCTGAGCCGGTGACGTCGTAGAGTGAGTGGTGCAGCCAGTGGACGGCGACGGCCTCGCGGCGCGTGACGCCGAGCTTGTCCGGGTCAAGGTTCCCGGCCTTGTCCGCCACCGGGCAGAACTCGAAGGGCAGGCCGAGCGTGTCTGCGAAGTCCGAGAGGCGCTTGCCGGTGGCCTCGAGCGCGTCCATGGAGGCGCCGAGGCCGGTGAGCCTGACCCTGGGCGGGCCGCCGGGGCGGGAGGCGAGGATGTGGAAGAGGCCCGGCCACTGCAGGCCCTGCATGATGTCGAGGTCGATGATGTGCACGCGGTCCTCCCGCTCGAACGCCTCCTGGATGGCCTGGTTGGCGGTGAAGTGCGAGAACTTGACCAGCGGGCTGATGCCGTTGAAGAcctggaaggcggcggcgacgcggccGTTGACGAGGCGGGAGGCGGCGGGGGAGGCGTGGGGCAGGGGAGCGTAGAGGCCGAGGCAGGAGCTGACGAGGCGCGCCGAGACGGCCTCCGCGAAGTAGGCGGCGACGCGCTGCGTGGAGGTGCCGAAGGGCGTGGCCAGCTCCGCGATCTCCAGCAGCGCCGTCTGCGCCTCGTCCAGGTTGTCCGCGTTCACCGACTCCGCGCACTGGAGCAGGAGGGTCAGCAGGTGGAGCCCCTCCTCGTCGCGCTGCTTCCGCCGCTGCCCCTCTTTCCGCTCCTTGGCGgccgcggaggcggcggcggcggcggccgctgcGGCCGCGGCTGTCTCCTCCGCGGTGGGGGGTTTGGGGGACTGTGGCTGGTTGGCCGGCTCCCGCTCCTCCTCGCGGCGCCGCTTGTCGGGAGGGGGAGGGAGCGCCGCCATGGGCATTGCGGCGGTGGGCGCGGCGTCGGGGAGGAGAGCGTTCGGCGGGGCTGGGTCGGAGGAGGCGAGGAGGGACCGGAGGCGCAGCTCGAGGAGGGATGCGAGGCCTGGGTTGCAGGGGTGGATGATCTCGCGGACGTTGTGGATGAGCTGCGCGACGGAGACCCCCGCGCCGCTGCTGCCGATGATGTCGCGGATGATGCCGTCGACGAACGCCGTGGTGTTGCCCGGCGCGGCGTCCATATGATCCACCGGCACTTGCTGCTGGTGGTGGAGCTGGAATGGTGGGAGCAGCTGGGTGGGCAGCGCGGGCAGCTGCGCGGTGGCGGACGAGAGCACGGGCGCTCCGGCGGTCATGTCGGAGAGGTCCCCCGTGACGTGGCGGCGCGGCGGGGGCAGGTCCATTTCGGGCGCGGGGCGCTTTCGGACcattgcggcggcggcgggttctTGGTGGTGGAGGTAGAGGAGGAGGTGGGAAGGATAGGGGAGCAGGTGggatgaggaggaggcggcggtggcaTGGGAATAAGAGGAGCGGtgggcggaggaggacgaggggaagaggaggagggaggaggagccCATCTAGAAACGCCAAGGGGAAGCGGCCGCCGCGCGCATGGCGAGCGACCGGAGCGGGGCGGGGCGGGGCGGGAGAGGTTGTGGATTCTACCGGGATTTTTATGTGTtttggcgccgctggctgtcgagTGCGGAGGCGAGCGCGAGCTGGGGGAGTGGGAGCAGGAGAGAGGAGTGGAGTAGTAAAGAGGAAGAGGCCGACGAGAGGGGAACAAGAGCGTGAGCACAACTGGTTAGGGGAACATCGAGGATTCTCGAGGGGTAATTTATGGATGATGATGACTCGTCGTCGTCCTACGTATAGTAGGATTGTGCCCTTGGGCTCTgtgatttttcttttcttttcacttttatcctTCTGATTTACGCATAGAAATTTTGTCCCAACAGCAAATGATCCTGTTCCTTCGGTCGGGGAGGAGTGATGGGAGTACAATGTGTGGTAGTACATAGTAACCAGAAAGCTACACTCCCGATCTCGAGTGAACAGTAAATCTACTAATTTAGTAAAAATACTAGGTCAAATAAAACATGTACTATTTGCTACTACTAGGTCAATCCAGAATTAAGTTACTTTTagatcaaatctaagatcattagATTTACATCACGATTCATGTATATAAAAGAGGTAATTGCACCACAAGTACAAGAACTTGTTCGGTATGTGCATTTTCATACAACTTATTTTAAAGTGTGTTCCACTCATACAACAACTTGTCATGTACGTGCACAACTCGTACAATTCAATATGGTGGCGACACGTGGTAGTTTCTAGGCGGGAGCTGATGGTTTTCATTGGAGCGTTGAAGGAATAAGATAATTGCGAACAGGTCCTCGCCCACTCTGTATAACCACCGCAGAAATCATGCAGGACGTTGCGTTCTATTCCTTTCTCCTCCTGGTTTGTGGGTGGCGACGATGGAGGCGACTTCGTGGGTGGCAGCGGGGGAGATGGCGGACGATCCTCGCCGGCGAGAGTGGCGCGAGGAACCTCCGCACTACGGTACTTCTCGTCGCCGTCCTCGTTTTCTGTTTCTCGTCCTCTTCTCTGCTTTTCTCCTCCACGGCCATGGAATTCGCGAGGCCGATCTAGCTCATTCGTGGACGAGTAGCTTCGCAAAATTAGTCGAAAACGTCGTTGTAGTGCTTAGGGATAGGtttgggaaaggttttggtcgatatGTTTGCTGTTCATGTTTGGCGACAAATAAAATTTGGTCGAAAAAACTCCGATTTTTGCAGATGAACAAGCCGATTCAGTTCCGATGAATGCATCTATTCCAATGTTGGTATTGTGTTTGTAAAAATGTAGCAGTAATCCATCTTGTTTTACGAAGTTTAGGTCGAAATTGAAGCTGCACAAGTTTACTGAatatcaagactgtttttaaCTGAATTTTGATAGTTTAGTGTTAACTGAATTTTAACACTTGATCCGAATTCTGCAGATGATCCTGATAGGTTTACTGTTGAGTTGGATCATAATGGGTTTTTCTGTGGTCTCAAGGAGCATTGCAGTATATTGGTGGGACTGTGGATTTCTTTGACAATTGCAACACTGATACTTTCTCACTTCTGTGGCTTGAGGATTTT encodes:
- the LOC139831606 gene encoding uncharacterized protein; translated protein: MKQHRLDILGLQETIKQDFSTAELRSLECGGQFAWNWLPADGHSGGLLLGFRDECFEVGSWKKGTFFLSATVFQRKTRLKWCFFLVYGPADHRRTDEFLVELEREVLAAPFPIVVGGDFNLIRTAGDKSNDNICWPRVRRFNEAIASMALRELCRVGARFTWTNRQLNPIRCALDRVLVSPAWEAAFPLCSLTAVTRIGSDHTPLPVGRW
- the LOC127300022 gene encoding protein SCARECROW; translated protein: MGSSSLLLFPSSSSAHRSSYSHATAASSSSHLLPYPSHLLLYLHHQEPAAAAMVRKRPAPEMDLPPPRRHVTGDLSDMTAGAPVLSSATAQLPALPTQLLPPFQLHHQQQVPVDHMDAAPGNTTAFVDGIIRDIIGSSGAGVSVAQLIHNVREIIHPCNPGLASLLELRLRSLLASSDPAPPNALLPDAAPTAAMPMAALPPPPDKRRREEEREPANQPQSPKPPTAEETAAAAAAAAAAASAAAKERKEGQRRKQRDEEGLHLLTLLLQCAESVNADNLDEAQTALLEIAELATPFGTSTQRVAAYFAEAVSARLVSSCLGLYAPLPHASPAASRLVNGRVAAAFQVFNGISPLVKFSHFTANQAIQEAFEREDRVHIIDLDIMQGLQWPGLFHILASRPGGPPRVRLTGLGASMDALEATGKRLSDFADTLGLPFEFCPVADKAGNLDPDKLGVTRREAVAVHWLHHSLYDVTGSDSNTLGLIKRLAPKVVTMVEQDLSHTGSFLARFVEAIHYYSALFDSLDASYGEDSPERHVVEQQLLSREIRNVLAVGGPSRTGDVKFGSWRDRLARSGFHGASLAGSAAAQAALLLGMFPSDGYTLVEENGALKLGWKDLCLLTASAWRPIQTSSAR